The following are from one region of the Coffea eugenioides isolate CCC68of chromosome 2, Ceug_1.0, whole genome shotgun sequence genome:
- the LOC113758548 gene encoding dirigent protein 21-like: MRKTTLSFLLVVFAIVMTAMAPPVHGQINPDDQSPKAVERWFKKLGHAKQEKLTKLHFYFHDILSGNKPTAVQVAQANITSKSPTLFGIVNVMDDPLTVGPEPDSRIIGFAQGLYASASQEDVGLLMTLNFVFTDGKYNGSTLSILGRNPVFHKYRELPILGGSGVFRLARGIATAKTHTFNATTGDAIVEYHVIVMHY; the protein is encoded by the coding sequence ATGAGGAAGACGACGTTAAGCTTCCTACTGGTGGTTTTCGCAATCGTCATGACGGCCATGGCCCCACCGGTTCATGGGCAGATAAACCCTGATGATCAAAGTCCCAAAGCCGTGGAACGTTGGTTCAAGAAGCTTGGGCatgcaaaacaagaaaagttaaCTAAGCTCCATTTCTATTTCCACGACATTCTTTCTGGGAATAAGCCCACAGCTGTGCAGGTGGCTCAGGCCAACATTACTTCTAAATCACCCACGTTGTTCGGCATTGTCAATGTAATGGATGATCCATTGACGGTGGGACCAGAACCCGATTCGAGAATCATCGGTTTTGCTCAAGGGTTGTATGCTTCAGCCTCGCAGGAGGACGTGGGGTTGCTCATGACCCTTAATTTTGTTTTCACCGATGGCAAGTATAATGGTAGCACTCTCAGTATTCTGGGACGCAATCCTGTGTTTCACAAGTACCGAGAACTGCCGATACTCGGTGGTTCTGGCGTTTTCCGGCTGGCACGAGGGATCGCCACTGCAAAGACGCATACATTTAACGCTACAACAGGAGATGCCATTGTTGAGTACCATGTCATTGTTATGCATTATTGA
- the LOC113758555 gene encoding dirigent protein 23-like translates to MKTKKMTAVVAMLWWAVMLGGVAMPLARGSSIDQSPQAVEKWFEELPHAKEKLTKLHFYLHDNITAQNPTAIQVAQANITSKSPTMFGATFVLEDPLTLGPDPSSKIIGHAQGIYSSVSKEETSLILILNLVFTHGKFEGSTLSLLGIDPILHQYRELPILGGTGVFRLARGIATAQTYTFNATTLNAIVEYHVLVIHY, encoded by the coding sequence ATGAAGACGAAGAAGATGACAGCAGTGGTTGCAATGCTCTGGTGGGCGGTAATGTTGGGCGGCGTGGCAATGCCATTGGCTCGTGGCAGCAGCATTGATCAAAGTCCCCAGGCGGTGGAGAAATGGTTCGAAGAGCTTCCTCATGCAAAGGAGAAGCTGACAAAGCTTCACTTCTACCTTCACGACAACATAACTGCCCAAAACCCCACCGCTATTCAAGTGGCTCAAGCCAACATCACTAGCAAATCACCAACAATGTTTGGCGCAACTTTCGTCCTCGAGGACCCGTTGACCTTGGGACCGGACCCCAGTTCCAAGATCATAGGTCATGCCCAGGGTATATATAGTTCGGTATCGAAAGAGGAAACTTCACTCATTCTGATCCTGAACTTGGTATTCACCCATGGCAAGTTCGAAGGTAGCACCCTCAGCCTTCTAGGCATCGATCCCATATTGCACCAGTACAGGGAGCTGCCAATACTGGGTGGTACTGGGGTTTTCCGACTGGCCCGCGGAATAGCCACTGCAcaaacctatactttcaatgctaCGACCCTTAATGCTATCGTTGAGTACCACGTTCTCGTTATACATTATTGA